The Anabas testudineus chromosome 15, fAnaTes1.2, whole genome shotgun sequence DNA segment GTGATGGCGTCCATGTCCCCTTGGTGCTGCACATACAGCTGGATCACGTCCTGCCGCTCCTCATCAGAACCTTTATATTTCTTCTCAAATTCAAGAATGTCCTGCACTGTAATCTAGGGTATGGGCAGAGTGTCATTGCtatataattatgtttttatgcaatctcatgttttgttaatgttattagGATTAGGCAGGATTAGGAtttatatttgattaaaaagGAAATGCCTGTTGTGCATCAATACCTTAGGGAAGAGCAGTCTCCAGTAGTCCTCCCAGCAGCGGTCCTGACGCAGGATGTCACACTCCTCATCCACTACTCCCTGCTCATCATAAACAGCTCTCTGCTCCTTGTCGCTCAGCACCGCGTACAGCTTACCCAACAGCTGCAGTGGAGAAGCATCGTGTTATTAACATACACTTGATATGAACACAGAAGAAGCTGGATTGTAAAGCAACGCTGGGGCCTAGCTTGTGGTCATTATGTTTTCTAACAGCTAACAACACGGAAAGCTAACCTGAAATTTCTCTGTGGCCAGCGGGTCTTCAGGAGCCCGGTCCGGGTGGACTTTGAGCGACACTTTGTAGTAGCTCCTCCGGATTTCTGCCTCGGTTGCCTCCTTGTTGATGCCCAGCACCTCGTACAGGTTTGAGGTCTTGAAGAGCTCCTGGCACCGGTCGAGCAAACCCATCCTGACAGCTCTAGTCTGACTGTAGACGCAGGTCCAACTTTTGCCC contains these protein-coding regions:
- the dnajc9 gene encoding dnaJ homolog subfamily C member 9; this encodes MGLLDRCQELFKTSNLYEVLGINKEATEAEIRRSYYKVSLKVHPDRAPEDPLATEKFQLLGKLYAVLSDKEQRAVYDEQGVVDEECDILRQDRCWEDYWRLLFPKITVQDILEFEKKYKGSDEERQDVIQLYVQHQGDMDAITASALCCSQEDEPRLCSIIQDAIQKGEVTAFPAFTQESAKKKRARRKRADRERQEAEEMQKEMGLDDQDDSLVMMLKQKQKSREQNFNSFLSDLEAKYSKKSGKSQRGKKAKK